CGTGTCGCGGATCCGTGAGGAGCGCGGGGCCGCGCACTGAGTCCCGGCGGAGCCGTCGGCTCCGGCAGCCGTTGCCCCGGACGCGCTACGGGCGGATATTGAGGAGTGCAGAGCAGGAAAGGCCTCCGCCGGCACGTCTAGCATCCTCAGGGAGGCGGAGATGGCGACACACGCAGTGCACTCCGGATCGAGGCGACGGATCAGGTTCAACGAGCACCTGCCCGTCGATCACCGGCTGAACCTGGTCTACCGGATCGGCGCCGGCCTGATGGGCCTGGGGCTGCTGGTCTTCGGGATCTTCGGCGTCATCGACAAGATCGGCTTCTTCGACACCGGCGGGGACACCGTCTGGAGCCTGAACACCAACGGCGCGCTCAGCTGGCTGTCGATCGGCGTCGGGCTGCTGCTGCTCGTGGGCATGGTGATCGGCGGGAACTTCGCGTCCACGCTGAACCTGAGCCTGGGCGTGCTGTTCATCGGCAGCGGGTTCCTGAACATGGCGCTGCTGGACACCGACTACAACTTCCTGGCGTTCAAGATCCAGAACTGCATGCTGAGCTTTGTGGTCGGGATCCTGCTGATGGTCTTCGGGATGTACGGCAGGGTCGGATCGGCCCTGCCGCACGACAACCCCTACTGGCGGGCCCGCCACCCCGAGGGATGACGGACCGGCCGGATCACCGGATCAGGTGCGCCAGGCCCTGATCAGGTGGGTAGGCCCGGATCAGGTGCGGTAGGCGTAGTAGTACGCGTTCGGGTACGACGCGACGAGGCTCGCCACCGACCTGCGCAGGGTGTTGTTGGAGTGGTAGGTCACGTACGGCACTCCGCCGCTCTTGTACGTGACGATCATCGTGTGGTCCTTGGACCCGTCGCGGTCGAAGTCCATCTGGAGGACGTCGCCGACCTCGAGCTGGTAGACGTTGGCGAGAGCGGTGGTCCGCTTGGAGTTCTGGGCGAACCAGGACCACTCGTTGACGCCGACGAACGAGTCGGACTGGATGTCGGCGTTGCCGAACCACTTGGTGTAGTCGTACACGTAGCCCGGGACGTGCTTCCAGCCGCCGGCCTTCAGGGACTGGCTGACGAAGTTGGTGCAGTCGCCGCCGTCGGCGTGACCGTTGAAGTCCGGGTAGTCCTTGTTGTAGACGTTCCAGTACTTCTCCGCGTAGGTCGCCATCGCCTTGTAGTCGAAGGCGGTGCCCGTCTTGGGGACGGCGACCGGGTTGCGGGTGATCGCCGCGCGCGCCGCGTTCGGCATGGTGTCGTCCGCGGTGGTCGCCTTGACGGACGTCGGCTTGGAGAGCGTGTTCACCGCGAGACCGCCCTGGTCGGTGTCGCGGATGTCCGTCAGCTGCCAGTTGCCCTGGCGGTCGGCCTTGAAGGTCAGCTCGTGCTGGGCCTGGAAGCCGGTGGTCTTCGGCGCGCCGCCGCGGGCCTGGGCGTAGGTCAGGGTCGTGGTCTCGGTGACCGCGGCCTTGGCCGTACGGCCAGTCACGCGCGTGGCGTTCAGGGTGACGGCGGTGGCGGCCTTGCTGTACTTCTCGCCGGCCTTGGCCAGCTGGTCCTTGCGCTTGTCCAGCGCGGACAGCGTGGCGTCCTCGGTGCGGGCGGCGCCCGAGGACAGTCGGACGTCGCCGGAGAAGCCGTTGGTCAGCGGCTTCTCACGGTCGCCCTGCTTGCCGACGACCAGGGCGTCCGTACGGTCGGTGAAGACCGCGTCGGCCAGCCGCTGGAACGTGGCCTTCGTCTTGGCGTCCACGGTGGGGTCGTCGACGACCGCCGCACCTGCGGACCAGTTGGGCAGTAGCGCCACTCCGGCGACGACCGAGGTGGCGGCCGCCCCGAGTATCGTGGCGCGGCGGCGTGTCCCGCTCAATTTCCTTGACTTCACTGATGTTTCCCCTCTTGCCCCGGCGGAGGGATGCCGAGGAGGGCATCTTTGCATGGCATGTGTGGGCGTTGTGAAGGGGGTTGCGGTTGAGGTTTGGTTACTTCGAGACCCCCGGGTCGGGGGCCTTCACGGCCCCCGGTTCGGCTACTTGACGACCGTCGACCAGTCCGGCGACTGAGCCGGGTCCAGGGTGCGCAGGTTCGCCAGCGTCTCGGGCGTCTGGACGTCCATCCAGTCGGCAAGCTCCTTGAAGGACACGCACTTGACGTCCTTCTTGGTGCAGACGTTCTTGATGACGTCGTCGATGGCCTTCATGTAGATGCCGCCGTTCCACTCCTCGAAGTGGTTGCCGATGAACAGCGGGGCACGGCTGCC
This window of the Streptomyces sp. NBC_01275 genome carries:
- a CDS encoding DUF4383 domain-containing protein codes for the protein MATHAVHSGSRRRIRFNEHLPVDHRLNLVYRIGAGLMGLGLLVFGIFGVIDKIGFFDTGGDTVWSLNTNGALSWLSIGVGLLLLVGMVIGGNFASTLNLSLGVLFIGSGFLNMALLDTDYNFLAFKIQNCMLSFVVGILLMVFGMYGRVGSALPHDNPYWRARHPEG
- a CDS encoding amidase domain-containing protein gives rise to the protein MKSRKLSGTRRRATILGAAATSVVAGVALLPNWSAGAAVVDDPTVDAKTKATFQRLADAVFTDRTDALVVGKQGDREKPLTNGFSGDVRLSSGAARTEDATLSALDKRKDQLAKAGEKYSKAATAVTLNATRVTGRTAKAAVTETTTLTYAQARGGAPKTTGFQAQHELTFKADRQGNWQLTDIRDTDQGGLAVNTLSKPTSVKATTADDTMPNAARAAITRNPVAVPKTGTAFDYKAMATYAEKYWNVYNKDYPDFNGHADGGDCTNFVSQSLKAGGWKHVPGYVYDYTKWFGNADIQSDSFVGVNEWSWFAQNSKRTTALANVYQLEVGDVLQMDFDRDGSKDHTMIVTYKSGGVPYVTYHSNNTLRRSVASLVASYPNAYYYAYRT